The following proteins come from a genomic window of Edaphobacter sp. 4G125:
- a CDS encoding patatin-like phospholipase family protein, producing MAIDKFSCGLILVLSEVILTAIVAAAAPQQSPNPPINHAPSTSKEGVGLVLEGGGALGFAHIGVIQWMEEHHIPVDYVAGTSMGGLVGGLYASGMSPDELKTFVRQIDWPTVLSGQVPFPALSYRRKEDKLAFPNRLEFGIQKGITLPSALNSGAAVGLLFDRSMLPYWNLKSFDDLPIPFRCVATELNTGQPHIFEDGSLAQALRATMSIPGMFAPVHHGNEVYSDGGAVDNLPVDVARSMGAKVVISSYLNVGPPDPESLNSLTGVVGRNVSIMVAANEVNSLKNSDIVVSSDVSKVGTLDFQKNEDIIPLGYKAAELMAPELEKYALNDADWAAYMAQRQARRRRLVPIPQFVNVYGVSGMQQSDIHARFQKYVGKQVDSTQLEKTIGDLQGTGLYSTIDYNITEENGKTGLLIRPRNKSWGPPFMNLGLPIQANDVNDVELGVGVRATFFNLAGPGSEIRLDGQLGQPAILRGELFKPLQAGSRAFIAPHAYLTRQTNPYYQGDQQLEQYRENRNGLGADLGYQFNSRTELRAGEDVLWFNEHRTIGSGGIQEFSLVPFVTRVRFQYLGQDDMMVPTKGSVATVAYNYFTDQPNASGGYSQMSGKLEHFIPVKSRGILFAQAQGGTSFGASNLGLAGLALGGPLRLSAYARNELLGTDYFLGQVGYLHRLTQLNPVFADAVYAGGVYEIGKMYGGNSQTPSTPNDVAAAVVVKTLLGPLFGGVSIGDSDHRRWYFGIGRVF from the coding sequence GTGGCAATCGATAAATTCAGTTGTGGTTTGATCCTGGTTCTTTCGGAGGTAATTCTTACCGCAATTGTGGCTGCAGCAGCTCCCCAACAATCCCCTAATCCCCCAATCAATCACGCGCCTTCGACCAGCAAGGAAGGTGTCGGCCTGGTACTGGAAGGCGGAGGTGCACTGGGGTTTGCTCACATCGGTGTGATCCAGTGGATGGAAGAGCATCACATCCCCGTAGACTATGTCGCCGGAACCAGCATGGGCGGTCTTGTCGGAGGTTTGTATGCCTCAGGGATGAGCCCGGATGAACTCAAGACCTTTGTAAGACAGATCGATTGGCCAACAGTACTGAGCGGTCAGGTTCCCTTTCCAGCGCTAAGCTATCGACGCAAGGAAGACAAACTCGCGTTTCCCAACCGCCTCGAATTCGGAATCCAGAAAGGGATTACGCTGCCGAGCGCGCTGAACTCCGGCGCCGCCGTAGGGCTGCTTTTTGATCGGTCGATGCTGCCCTACTGGAATCTGAAGAGCTTTGACGATCTCCCCATTCCCTTTCGCTGTGTTGCCACCGAGCTGAACACCGGGCAGCCGCATATCTTCGAAGACGGTTCCCTGGCACAGGCATTGCGCGCAACCATGTCGATTCCCGGGATGTTCGCCCCGGTGCACCACGGGAATGAAGTCTACTCCGATGGCGGTGCTGTCGATAATCTCCCAGTCGACGTCGCCCGCTCGATGGGAGCGAAGGTGGTGATCTCGTCCTATCTGAACGTCGGGCCTCCCGATCCGGAGAGCCTGAATTCCTTGACCGGAGTCGTGGGCCGTAATGTCTCTATCATGGTGGCAGCCAACGAAGTCAACAGCCTGAAGAACTCCGACATCGTCGTCTCGTCAGATGTCAGCAAAGTTGGGACGCTGGATTTTCAGAAGAACGAAGATATCATCCCGCTGGGCTACAAGGCTGCGGAGTTGATGGCCCCGGAACTGGAAAAATATGCTTTGAACGATGCTGACTGGGCGGCATACATGGCTCAGCGGCAGGCCCGGCGTAGAAGACTTGTTCCCATCCCGCAGTTTGTCAATGTCTATGGAGTCAGCGGGATGCAGCAGAGCGACATTCATGCGCGGTTCCAGAAGTATGTTGGGAAGCAAGTTGATTCCACCCAGCTTGAAAAGACGATCGGCGACCTGCAGGGAACGGGGCTCTATTCGACAATCGACTACAACATCACCGAAGAAAACGGCAAAACCGGTCTTCTAATCCGGCCACGCAACAAGAGCTGGGGACCGCCATTTATGAATCTCGGCCTGCCTATCCAGGCCAATGATGTCAATGATGTCGAGCTGGGAGTCGGCGTGCGTGCGACGTTTTTCAATCTCGCCGGTCCGGGCTCTGAAATCCGGCTGGATGGCCAACTGGGTCAGCCAGCCATCCTGAGGGGAGAGTTGTTCAAGCCGCTTCAGGCCGGTTCGCGGGCCTTTATTGCTCCTCACGCCTATCTGACACGCCAGACGAATCCTTACTATCAGGGAGACCAGCAGCTGGAGCAGTACCGGGAGAACCGCAATGGGCTGGGCGCTGACCTGGGCTACCAATTCAATTCTCGAACCGAGTTACGCGCCGGCGAAGATGTGCTGTGGTTCAACGAGCATCGCACCATTGGCTCAGGCGGCATCCAGGAATTCAGCCTGGTTCCGTTTGTGACGCGAGTCCGGTTCCAATATCTCGGGCAGGACGACATGATGGTGCCCACGAAAGGCAGCGTGGCGACAGTTGCCTATAACTACTTCACCGATCAGCCGAATGCATCTGGCGGCTACTCACAGATGTCCGGCAAGCTGGAACACTTCATTCCAGTCAAGTCGCGAGGCATTCTGTTTGCACAAGCGCAGGGAGGCACCAGCTTTGGCGCAAGCAATCTTGGGCTGGCGGGTCTTGCCCTTGGCGGCCCTCTGCGACTGAGCGCTTATGCAAGAAATGAACTGCTGGGCACGGATTACTTCCTCGGGCAGGTGGGCTATCTGCATCGGTTGACGCAACTGAATCCGGTATTTGCTGATGCGGTCTATGCGGGCGGAGTCTACGAGATCGGCAAAATGTATGGCGGCAATTCGCAGACGCCCTCCACCCCCAACGATGTCGCCGCGGCCGTTGTGGTCAAAACTCTGTTGGGGCCCCTCTTCGGCGGCGTCAGTATCGGAGATAGCGATCATCGCCGATGGTACTTCGGTATCGGAAGGGTCTTCTAA
- a CDS encoding threonine ammonia-lyase: MSEFVTLSEIRAAQERIRGVAVRTPLYRVERARLRMAKLPEPEFDLYLKAENEQPIGSFKLRGAYNMVAQLSPEKRSRGVITYSSGNHAQGVAYAAKALGAKAVIVMPASAPEVKKAATRALGAEIVEVGPASSERLRKAEELVAQFGYAMIPPYDAPQIVAGQGTCGLEIVEQLPDVDLVLSPVSGGGLLSGAATAIKLAAQEGLAKSGVKVWGAEPELAADAKESFYSKKLVEWPAEKTTRTIGDGLRTQSLGQVNFKHVLEYVDGIVAVTEEEILSAMRVILAATKLVSEPSGAVALAAALFHAHELPTSHKVVVILSGGNLEPSLRQRLETEIAATPLA, from the coding sequence ATGAGCGAGTTCGTCACCCTGAGCGAGATACGGGCAGCACAAGAGAGAATCCGCGGCGTTGCCGTACGGACACCGCTTTACCGTGTGGAGCGCGCGCGGCTGCGGATGGCAAAGCTGCCTGAACCGGAGTTCGATCTCTATCTCAAGGCCGAGAACGAACAACCCATCGGAAGCTTTAAGCTCCGCGGAGCTTACAACATGGTGGCGCAGCTCTCGCCCGAAAAACGTTCGCGAGGCGTCATCACCTACTCCAGCGGAAACCATGCCCAGGGCGTCGCCTATGCCGCAAAGGCACTCGGTGCAAAGGCCGTGATCGTGATGCCTGCGAGCGCTCCGGAGGTTAAGAAGGCCGCCACACGAGCGTTGGGAGCGGAGATCGTAGAGGTTGGTCCAGCATCTTCCGAAAGGCTCCGAAAAGCTGAGGAACTGGTAGCGCAATTCGGCTATGCCATGATTCCTCCTTACGACGCGCCGCAGATCGTCGCAGGGCAAGGCACCTGCGGGCTCGAAATCGTAGAGCAGCTTCCGGATGTCGACCTTGTGCTTTCGCCTGTCAGCGGAGGCGGATTGCTCAGCGGAGCAGCAACGGCGATCAAACTGGCCGCTCAGGAAGGACTCGCCAAATCTGGTGTCAAAGTCTGGGGAGCGGAGCCCGAGCTGGCTGCCGATGCGAAAGAGAGTTTCTACTCGAAAAAACTTGTGGAGTGGCCTGCAGAAAAGACGACACGAACCATCGGAGACGGCCTGCGCACGCAGAGTCTGGGCCAGGTGAACTTCAAGCATGTCCTCGAGTACGTCGACGGCATTGTCGCGGTCACTGAAGAGGAGATTCTCTCCGCCATGCGCGTAATTCTAGCTGCTACAAAGCTGGTCTCCGAACCCAGTGGGGCCGTCGCCCTGGCGGCAGCACTCTTCCATGCCCACGAGCTTCCCACGTCGCACAAAGTCGTTGTAATTTTGAGCGGAGGCAATCTGGAACCCTCCCTGCGTCAGCGACTGGAGACAGAGATCGCAGCCACTCCATTGGCGTGA
- a CDS encoding tetratricopeptide repeat protein, translating to MRNDRLLWMGLGAALLLLPSTVWGQKRKNDAGYDRAARATVLHDANVYVSSDADSQRVSMVAPGHEVVVVERSAPWVKVFANTDVQEDPEDKPEFGDDAAPTPSSGWIRDKGVVGPTTPQGDLILYGAAANLEDAASRPNAPKDAAVEAQLLYRRVVDYFPQSSLASEAAWRSADIRWQLAKRDISTLPSAKEQDPILRPAIFEGEMKKILKNYPGTKYAAMAAYEMLDNKLCGDWQGLPKCPEKEAELYEKYARQFPDGPRAAEALYNAVYRTAVTVTMYTVQEDKKKADSATAKTQTLAADLKAKYPQTDYAARGASIAYKVQQGISIYGNDRD from the coding sequence ATGCGAAACGATCGTCTGCTCTGGATGGGTTTAGGTGCCGCCCTGCTTCTACTTCCGTCAACCGTGTGGGGCCAGAAACGCAAGAACGACGCAGGATACGATCGTGCAGCGCGGGCGACCGTACTGCACGATGCCAACGTCTACGTGTCCTCGGATGCAGACTCGCAACGAGTATCGATGGTGGCTCCAGGTCATGAGGTTGTCGTCGTCGAACGCAGCGCTCCCTGGGTCAAAGTCTTCGCCAATACTGACGTTCAGGAAGATCCCGAGGATAAGCCGGAGTTCGGTGACGATGCTGCTCCTACACCGTCCTCGGGCTGGATTCGCGACAAAGGAGTCGTCGGCCCTACGACTCCGCAGGGCGATTTGATCCTGTACGGGGCCGCGGCAAATCTTGAAGACGCTGCCAGCCGCCCCAACGCTCCGAAGGATGCCGCAGTAGAAGCCCAGTTGCTCTATAGGAGAGTGGTGGACTACTTCCCTCAGTCTTCTCTGGCTTCTGAGGCAGCATGGCGCTCGGCAGATATTCGCTGGCAGTTGGCGAAACGGGATATCAGCACGTTGCCCTCGGCAAAGGAGCAGGATCCCATCTTGCGCCCAGCGATCTTCGAAGGCGAGATGAAGAAGATTCTCAAGAACTATCCGGGGACGAAGTACGCAGCAATGGCAGCCTACGAGATGCTCGATAACAAGCTGTGCGGCGATTGGCAGGGCCTGCCGAAGTGCCCCGAGAAGGAAGCGGAATTATATGAGAAGTATGCGCGTCAGTTTCCCGATGGACCTCGTGCTGCAGAGGCCCTATACAACGCGGTCTATCGAACAGCCGTAACTGTCACGATGTACACCGTGCAGGAAGACAAGAAAAAAGCAGACTCCGCTACCGCAAAAACCCAGACGCTCGCAGCTGATCTGAAGGCAAAGTATCCGCAGACAGACTATGCGGCACGCGGCGCCAGCATCGCATACAAAGTCCAGCAGGGAATCTCGATCTATGGCAACGACCGCGACTGA
- a CDS encoding GNAT family N-acetyltransferase produces MATTATEKPLTIREVEIGDSIAVAELSGQLGYASSVEEVRDRIEAMQPLREDHLALVACAGDEVVGWIGAEIARHLQSAPHTLITGLVVKDSARSLGVGKQLCEAVEQWSNQKGISVIQVTSRMTRERAHRFYRREGFTQIKTSAVFEKILSS; encoded by the coding sequence ATGGCAACGACCGCGACTGAAAAACCTCTCACCATACGCGAAGTAGAGATCGGCGATTCCATTGCTGTTGCTGAGCTGAGCGGACAGCTCGGCTATGCTTCCTCTGTTGAGGAAGTCAGAGACCGAATCGAAGCTATGCAACCCCTTCGCGAAGACCATCTTGCCCTCGTTGCCTGCGCAGGAGACGAAGTGGTCGGATGGATCGGAGCAGAGATCGCGAGGCATCTGCAATCCGCTCCGCACACCTTGATTACCGGATTGGTTGTAAAGGATAGCGCTCGCTCGCTTGGCGTGGGCAAGCAATTGTGCGAGGCAGTCGAACAATGGAGCAATCAGAAAGGTATTTCCGTCATCCAGGTGACCTCGAGGATGACACGCGAACGAGCGCATCGGTTTTATCGTCGTGAAGGTTTTACACAGATCAAGACCTCTGCGGTGTTTGAAAAGATACTCTCCAGCTAA
- a CDS encoding undecaprenyl-diphosphate phosphatase — translation MPILKVIVLAIVQGLAELLPVSSSAHVVVAEKLMGLDPSSPQMTLLLVMLHTGTMFAVIVYFWKQWKKTYFANADAFKRFLIRIIWATFLTGLIGGALKVAIEKTMFHGAPKAEIEELFGRLDLIAPALLAAGVLILIAGLRERKGQPVEQAYGNSVTMRQAGWMGAVQGLCLPFRGFSRSGATISTGMLADASKDRAERFSFALAVVLTPPVVLREAMRLVKASREASTTGAAIDLHSSVATSLIGMVLAFFAGLVALRWLSAWLEEGRWYLFGIYCLLASGAVFYLHHLGY, via the coding sequence ATGCCGATTCTGAAGGTTATTGTGCTCGCCATTGTGCAGGGGCTCGCAGAGCTTCTACCAGTCTCGAGCTCCGCTCACGTCGTCGTCGCTGAAAAACTGATGGGCCTTGACCCTTCTTCTCCCCAGATGACGCTGCTGCTGGTCATGCTACACACCGGCACCATGTTCGCCGTTATCGTCTATTTCTGGAAGCAGTGGAAGAAGACCTACTTCGCCAACGCCGATGCCTTCAAGCGGTTCCTGATCCGCATTATCTGGGCGACATTTCTTACCGGCCTGATCGGTGGAGCTTTGAAGGTAGCCATCGAGAAGACCATGTTCCACGGAGCTCCTAAAGCAGAGATCGAAGAGCTCTTCGGCAGGCTCGACCTGATTGCGCCTGCACTTCTGGCCGCAGGTGTGCTGATCCTTATCGCAGGACTGCGTGAACGAAAGGGCCAGCCCGTCGAGCAGGCCTATGGCAACAGCGTAACCATGCGGCAGGCGGGATGGATGGGTGCGGTTCAGGGCCTCTGCCTTCCTTTTCGCGGTTTCTCGCGCTCTGGCGCAACCATCTCCACTGGAATGCTGGCCGACGCGAGTAAGGACCGCGCCGAGCGATTTAGCTTCGCACTGGCCGTCGTGCTCACTCCGCCTGTTGTGCTGCGTGAGGCCATGCGCCTGGTCAAGGCGTCGCGCGAGGCTTCCACCACTGGCGCTGCCATCGATCTACATAGCAGCGTAGCGACCAGTCTGATCGGAATGGTTCTGGCATTTTTTGCGGGTCTCGTCGCACTCCGATGGTTGAGCGCGTGGCTGGAAGAAGGGCGCTGGTATCTGTTTGGAATCTACTGCCTGCTCGCTTCAGGGGCCGTCTTTTATCTGCATCATCTCGGGTATTGA
- a CDS encoding PA2169 family four-helix-bundle protein: MATDAAKRNEMRRALLSVINTLHDSQKAFAEIGDHLKDAAIKKYFLAESLKRAQFRGDLEEVLHQNGVHDITESGTAVGALNRVWGDLKAKLGGGDHTLLATAEQGEDTVKEAYEDALRQELPLPIRQILAEQQAHVLDSHTYVKGQRDVAVTK; encoded by the coding sequence ATGGCCACAGATGCTGCCAAGCGTAATGAGATGCGCCGGGCTTTGTTGTCCGTAATCAATACTCTGCATGACAGCCAAAAGGCATTCGCCGAAATCGGCGACCACCTGAAAGATGCGGCAATCAAAAAATACTTTCTGGCCGAGTCTCTCAAGCGGGCGCAGTTTCGTGGTGACCTGGAAGAAGTTCTCCACCAGAATGGCGTTCACGACATTACCGAATCAGGGACTGCGGTGGGGGCGCTGAATCGCGTATGGGGTGATCTGAAGGCAAAGCTCGGGGGCGGCGATCATACGCTGCTTGCAACCGCAGAGCAGGGCGAGGACACAGTGAAAGAAGCCTATGAGGATGCCCTGCGTCAGGAGCTTCCACTACCAATTCGCCAGATATTAGCCGAGCAGCAAGCCCATGTTCTGGACTCGCACACTTATGTTAAAGGTCAACGCGATGTGGCGGTAACAAAGTAA